TTACTGTTTGTATGCCTTCTTCAATACTGTAAGTAATCACAATGGTGCCACAGGATTCATAACCTGGAAGTGAGTCTTTTTTGAAAACGACATGCATGTTTCCATCTGGCTGATTCCCTTTCTGGACACCATAGGAAGTCTGGCACAAAGGACAGACTGGCTTATATGACAAGGCTTTGTTGATACAAGGGCTGCAGAAATCATGCTTGCACTTTGAGAGCACTTTTCTGTTGCTAATGGTGTTCAAACAGATGGTACATATGTCCTTTTCCTTGTCCACTTCTGACACCTCAGAACTGGCAGAGCGCTGCAATGTTGGTGAAGCTGTTTTTGAATCATTACTATCAGTGTCCGTGGGTGTTTCATTCCATTTCTCTCTAGCTAATGGAGACATTCCCCCTCTGTTTAAGACATACTGTTTTGCCTTTGTAAGGTGATTTGGCAACCCAATCAAAGTCATTGACTCTTGATTTAGCACAAAGTCTATATCTGGATGCCTTTTTCGAAAGTCATCAGAGAACTTGGTCCCATGTAAGTGCTTTGTCCCCTTGCCCAAAAGTTTCAGCAAAAGAACTTCTCTCACAATCTGACATGAGACATGTTGATAGGCATCGATGAAACTTGAATAAGCATGCACAGATAGATCTAACTCCTTGGTTTTAGGTTCAAATAGAATGCAGGTTTTCTGACTTGTTCCCAAAACCTTACTTTGAGTGTCATACTTTTTTTCTATCTGTGATATCTCCTGGAGTAACTCTGCTTCTAAAAGCTTATAGTGAGCAGTGTCAACCTCAATTCCATTCATCATGTGCTTGGGAGTCACTATTTTCACAGGCGCCTTGGGAAGACTTTCAGAGATTTGTGAGGCAAGAAAATGTTTGGCAGCTGAAATGTCATATGCGGTCCCAAGGAGAGTTAAttctcctcccttctcctttATGAGGAGCTTTGTAAACTGGTGATTTAATTCCTGTTTGATTTTGTGTGCCTGCTCACTGTCTGCCAGAGCAACGCATTCCTGCTTCAGCGTCTCCACACTCTTCTGAAATGCTCTGACAAAAGACTCGCGAGCTGCTTCGAGGTTACCTGATTGACTTGAGGTGAAGTCTAAATAGACCATATTCGGAGAACTCTTcggagtttttatttttgtaccaAATCTTTTCTCTATTGAGTATATTTTATCAGGGCAGGTGTATGTGAAGTATTCAAAGAGAGCCAAGGGAACTTCAAAACCGTTGTTTTTTTCTTCCGACCTGGTTTTTGGTTCAGAGGGAGAAACACAGCTGTTCCCGTCCTGCTGATGGAGTGGCTCCCTCTCTGTTGTCAAAGGGGAAGATTCTCGTTTCTGCTCCTTTTCCAGGAGGTGTTCACTCAAGAAGCCATGTATTTTTTCAATATCTCTGAAGTCACCGCGCACTTTCTCAATTCCTTCATGGCCCTTCACTCGTTCGACATTGGGGCAGAGAATGGCGATGTGTTCCCTCTGCTCTTTAGAGAACAGGTGACAGTTCAGTTCAGCCGTGACAGTAAGAAagatctgaaattttaaaagggaaCAAATAAAATCTATTAGACATCCAGGTCTACGTTCCTCTCAGGAGAATGTCTAGAGACTAGAGAAATAACCGCCGTGACttctttcaaatcctttttgCAAAGCATGCAATGTACTACAACCCAGAGGCACCCAGCCCTGTCTGTACATTAGAATggcctggggagaaaaaaaaaacaacaaaaaaaaaaaccaaggccCAAGCAcatctccagagattctgatgtaaATGTAGAGCCTGGGcactaacatttttaaaagttccatggggcttccctggtggcgcagtgggtaagaatccgcctgccaatgcaggggacacgggtttgagccctggtcagggaagatcccacatgccacggagcaactaagcccgtgtgccacaactactaagcctgcgctctagagcctgcaagccacagctactgagcccacgtgccacagctactgaagcctgcgcgtctagagcccgtgctccgcaacagagaagccaccgcaatgagaagcccacacaccgcaatgaagagtagcccccgctcgccgcaactagggaaagcccacgtgcagcatcgaagacccaatgcagccataaataaataaataaataaataaatttattaaataaaaaaaagagttccaTGGACAGGAAGTCTGGATTCTAGAGCTGCCACTATTGCTTTGACCTTGGGGAGTAGGGCAGAGGGAAGGCACTTCGTTCGACTTTCTGGGTAAACTGCTATGTTTCTCACTGAAGAGTGTGAGCCTGGGAGGGAGCCATAAATCTGAGGGTGATGTCTTTTCCTattattgttttttctcttctgccctcatccttctttctttttttctctttttaaaaaacaaaacaaaactaacccCCTAACTGCATGCAATGTTGCTGGGCCCTCTAAACCCTGGCCTTTAGAAGCTCAAGTATAAGACAAACACCAGATTAGGTGAAAAAGGACAGAGGCAAATTGAATGTAATATAAAAGCAAGATTCCTAATGTTTTGTTCTCCCTCGAGGTCTTTGCACAAGCTATTTCCTCTGCATATAACATCCTTCCTCTAGATCTTCAAAATGTTTCCTGAATCCAGCCACTTCTCACACCTCCATCAGGACCACCCAGAGTCCAAGCCATTGTCATCTTGCACCTGACTCACTGCAACCCCTCCTAACTGGACTCTGACCTTCCACTTCAGCCTCTTCCTAGATTctgttctccacacagcagccagagtgatcctgcAGAAGTGTGAACCAGATCACTCTATTCCCCTGCTTAAAACCATCTAAGGAATCTCTTAACATTTAAGTTAAAATCCAAAGTCCTAACCTTTATCCCTCAAAGACCTGACTTCTAGGTACCTCTCCAAgttcctctctcactctctctcttgctctctgccCTCCAGCCACGCTGGTCTCCCTCTTTGAAGCTCTTGGGCTCAGGATGTGAGCTCCTGTCTggatgtgtgtggggagggggggagggggggtgtcaGCTTTacacttgtttttttccctctgcctagaacctTCTTCCCCTAGAAATCCACTTAGCTAGCTCCCTTACTTCATTTGTGTCTCTACTCAGAGGTCACCTCATTTGAGAGGTTTTTCCTGATATCCTATTTAAAATAGTAGTTCTGTTACTATCATTTATCctgctttattcttcttcctAGCAGATATTTATCACTGGCAGATATTTTATTCCGTATCTATATGTTTAGTATTATTGTCTGGTtccctcactagaatgtaaggtccctgagggcagggtctgCTGTGTTCCTGGCTGATCTTCAGCTCCtgtgacagtgcctggcacacagtaggcagttGATACTGATTTGTCGAATGACTCTGCATGGCTGGCCCCTGCTCATCATTCAAGTCTCAggccaaatgtcacctcctcagagactcTGACTTCTGGTCGGAAATAACACAGATTCCTTCTCCTTCCTTGCCCTGGCCCTGTCACTCTCTAAGGCAAAACCCCATTATATTTTCTCCTTAGCACGTATCACTCTCtgaaatggttttatttattttgttttcttgcttaTTGTCTTTCTATGTACCTCTCCATCCCCAGCAGGGACCTGTCTGTTGTGTTCGCCTCTGTGTCCCAATGTCTACAACAGTACCAGGCTCATAATAAATCCTCAGCAAATTGGTCCTTGGACTGGAGAGGAAGTTGCAGGAACATACCTAGCTCCTTCAATACTCACCTTCTGGACACAGGAATCCACAACGCTagaaatgtccttttcatttggATGCTTCTCACCAGGCCTCGCCCCTTTTCGTGACTGTGTCAAAGAAGACATCCTGGTGTTCTTCTCTACTGCATTTTCATTGGGTTCCAGGAAAACAGTCACAGGTTTGTCGTCAACCACAATTTGGTGCTTTCCTTTCTTCAACACTCCCTCCTTACCTTCAGTGGagacattaaatatatacatacacatagaaATGGGAGCAATTTCAAATAATCCTCTTACTCATGCATCTGTACCTTGCCCCAGCACCCTCCCAGTAAGGGCTGCTCCCGGCATCCTGGAATGGTGGGTTGGTGATAAGGTGAGGGAGCTATTCCAAACTCTAAAGTAGGCAGCTGAAGTTCTACTGTAGAAAGGAAAGCTTAATGATAATGGAATATCGTCCACTCATTAACAGTTTCAGGAAAGTCATGTTCCTGAAACTGTTGCCAGTTCCCCATTTCAATGACACTCATTATGAGTTAAATGAAAACAGCAGGAATCAGAAGTGTAGACTCAGTTTTACAACTACTATGTGTTTACTGACATTCAGAGGAAAAGGCTGGGaggaaatatatcaaaatgttcaCATTGTTTCTCTCCAGgtggttttcttctttattcttttctcccttttccataGTGAGCATATATAACTTTTCGAATTCTCAAAAACAAATCAGTGGAAtaattatataaaacataaaagtgAAATTCCTAAGTGACAAGGGCTGACAGGCGTCTGGGGGTGGCAAGCGTGTTCTGAGAGCTGAGAAATAGGAGTCACGGCGTGGAGACTGCAAAGTATCAACTTTCAGGCGCAGTCGGCCCAGGTCAGAGACTGGGGACTTGTGAGCACTGTCCTCCTCTCTGGGGCTGCGCCTCTTGCCAGCAGGATCCCCAGGTTCCTGTCCCCCACCAGACTTTCTCCCGCCCTCTCTCCTAGGTCAGCTTGAACTGGGTCTGCATggagccccccacccctcccctcttcccagggACGGTGGTTGCCCCCCAGCCCGGGCCCGCAGCTCACTCGCCCTTTGCACGAACTGCACCCGGAAGGTGTCCGAGTTGGGGTCGTTGCGGTCCAGGGCCTGCACGGTGCACTCCCCGCCGCCCGACTCCCGGCTCTGGAAGTACTTTTCCAGCTTCCATGTAAGGCGGGTGCCGGGATGCGACACCCGCACGAGCAGCGGGGACGGCGGGCAGAGGTTCGAAGCCATGGCTCTCCGCATGGGGATGGCGCCGCGACTCGCGACGCCGCTGTGCCGGGCCCGGGCAGGGGTGCGTCCGGCCCCGCCGCCCTGGAGCGCAGTTTCAGTTTCGCTTTTCCGGAGATCACTCTCGGTTCCCGGCAGAGCCACACCCGCTCCTCTCTTCGCTGCCCTCCCTGCCGCGGACTGCCGGGTGAGTAGGTCCTGTCCACTGTTCCCGGGGCGGTGGGGCGCCGAGGCGCCCGGGTCTCCTCTCCTGCGGACTCGGGCGGGGAGCGGGCAGGGGAGAAGCGGTCGAGAGACGCGCCCAGGGCCAAGCCTACCCTGGTGAGGATGGAGGCTGGGCAGATGCTCAAGTCAAAGAAAGTTTCTCCTGAGTttgtgattccttttttttttttccttttaactcttACTGTTGTTACTATTATTTGCAGCTGAAATGTAATTCACATTCTGAATTCAGGTTAAACTTAcctacacttttttaaaatttggatttgTTCACCTGCGTTGTGACACAGCACATGTTACCTTCTCTAACGCTATGCTTTAGACTGGCTCTTGGGGCTTTTCTGCTCTCATTTCTCGATTTGGCCAACAATACTGAACTCCATGCTGTGCCCTGTGTACTAGGGAATAAAGGTGAAAGGGGAGGCACCTGACCTCACCTGCTGGTAGGGTGAGGTAGACTTGTGACTAAAGAAGCAAAATCTCTTGAAGGCCTCGAGAGGAAGTTTGAAGAAGCATCTtaaaagagaggagagggagggatggggagcaTCAAAGGCACAGAGACCACTGTATCTGAAGCACAGAGGGGACACTGAGGCCTTGGGAAGCTGTGATGAGTAAGGGAGATGACGGAGGAAGGGTCTAgatcagtgctgtccaatagaaatataatgtgagctacatattaattttttttagtagctataatttttaaagtacaaacaggtgaaattaattttaattttgtgttaTTTAGCTCACTATATCCTAAATTAACCATTTAGGCATGTAATCAATGTTAAAaacttattaatgagatattttacattcttttttgtcaTCCTGGGTCGTTGCAATCCAGTGTTTATCTCACATTTACATCACCTTTCAGTTGtgattagccacatttcaagtgctcaagagcTACATGTGGCTAATGACCCACACTGGACCGCACAGTTCTAGACGGTGAAAAGTCTTCAAGATCGTAACGAGATATGGAAGGCTCGTAGGTAGGGCAAGCAGGAGAGTGACATGTCAGATGTGCATTTTAGAAAGCTGGTGTTGACAATCATGTGAAGGACACATTTCCATGCAGGGATGAATGGAGGTGGAGAGGCCAGAGGTAAGATTTTTTTGCACGTGGCTGGTAAGACTGGAAATGGGTGAGTCTTTATGAAGAGCAATTTGCCAGTGCTATCAGAATTATGACTGCATATACATCCCTATTCTgcagttccacttctaggaatttgtcccgTTTATTGATTAGCACCTGTGTGTAGTGACCTATGTACTAAGTTGTTCTTTACAGCcttttttataatagcaaaagattAGAAACTCCTTGTGTCCATAAAAGGGGGTACTAGCAGTTGAATAACTTATAGTGCATCTATGCAATGGAATGCAATGAGCAGTAGAAAGAAGGAAGACCCTCTCTATGTGCTAACATGGAAAGATCTCTAGAATACATTAAATGGAAAAGGGAAGATGCAGAACAGTGTGTATAACATGCTACCTTTTGAGGATGGGCACAGGCTCTGAAGAGCACTCTGACCAAGGTGATGTCCCAGAGCTTCCTCCCCATGAGGGCAAAGACCCAGAGGTGAAGGAGAGTTTGGAGAACATCGAGTAGTGCCATTTCGCAGCACTGTAATTCCGCCGGAGCATTGGGTATGtaaaggggaggctgggaaactGATATGACAGAGAGACCCTTGAATGCCAGGCTGAAGAGCTTGATCTTTACCATAGGTGATGGAGTCTGCtgaaggttttgagcagagagtgcttttcaaataaatgccttctttgtgaggaaaaaaatatgCTTCTTTTGTGTAAAAATGCTTCTGGAAGGACACAGGAGAAGCTAATAACAGTGATTGCCTCTGGGAAGGGAATTTAGTGAGGGGAGTAGGAGGGAGCCTTTTATACTTTTGAAATTTGAACAATTCaaacaataaaacataaaattaagtacatttaaatgtttaaaaagaatgtattgcCATAGCTCAGGCAAGAGGCCCTGAGGCCCTGAAGTGAAGTGGTATCAATGGGCAAGGAGGGTAGGGCTGTATTTGAAAGTGATTGAGGTGGACAGGACCCAGTGATGAGTTGAATATGGGACAGAAGATTCTAGATTTCTGACTTGAGTGGATAAATGGTGTATCATTTACCAAGCTGTGGAATCCAGGAGATAAAGCATGGATTTTGGAGGGGGTTGGGTGAGGGTAGGTAGCAGTGCGGGGAGTGGAGATGAGGAGACTATGGATCCAGTTTTGCAGAGGCTGTGTTTGAGGGGACTACGGGACGTTCAGGTAGTCTTGAAAAGTGAGGCTTAGGAGAGCCATAGCCTAGAGATACAGATGTGGGAGTCATATTTGCAGCTGGTGAGTTGAAGTCGTGAGAGTGGATGAGATCACCCTTTGAGGGTGTACAGAATGAGCTGAGACGTGCCTCTCGACAAAATCCTGGGATAGTTGACTGAGGCTGAATCCAGGGGAAAGGTCTGTAAAGGCAAAGTGAGAGGTAACAAAAGAACcaagggaagggcttccctggtggcgcagtggttgagaatctgcctgccaatgcaggggacacgggttcgagccctggtttgggaagatcccacatggcgcggagcaactaggcccgtgagccacaactactgagcctgcgcgtctggagcctgtgctccacaacaagagaggccgccatagtgagaggcccgcgcaccgcgatgaagagtggcccccgcttgccacaactagagaaagccctcgtgcagaaacgaagacccaacacagccaaaaaaaaaagaaaaagaaaaaaagaaccaaggGAAGATGGTATAGGAGAAGCCAAAAAGCAGAGGTTCAGGAATCAGAGAATGAAATGAAGAATGAAACTATAGAGAGAGGTCAAATAAAGATTAGGACAGAAGAGAGTCCACTGGGGTTAGCCACGTGGAAGACACTGACGAGCAGTTTCAGAGGGGGCTGGAGATGAGCTGGGAGTCAGACTGCAGTGGGCTGAGCAGGCAGATGGACGGAGAGCCAACTCCTTCATGCTGCCCATGAAGAGAAAGGAACATAGTAGGAACCAGTGATGGAAAGCTGGGAAGgcttttgttgctattgttgttgttaaaataaaatagaagagatTGAATGTTTTGGACAATATGCTCCTTGTTTCTAATTTCTTTGGGGTTAAAAGAGTGTCATCCCCCACTGCCAAGTCTATCCCAGAGCCCTTGAAGCCTGGTCTGAACAAgaatatactcagagaaaaccataattcaaaaaaacacatgcaccctatgttcatatcaacactatttacaatagccaggacatggaagcaacctaccatcaacagaggaatgaaaaagaagatgtggtacatatatagaatggaatattactcagccataaaaaggaacaaaattgggtcatttgtagagacatggatggatccagagagtgtcatacagagtgaattaaatcagaaagagaaaagcaaatatcatataataaagcgtatatgtggaatctagaaaaatggtatagatgatcttatttgcaaagcagaaatagagacatagacatagagaacaaatgtatggataccaagggggaaaggggtggggagggagggcttgggagactgggattgacacctatacattattgataccatgtataaaatagacaattgctgggaacatactgtatagcacagggaactctacctaatacactgtggtaacctaaatgggagggaagtacaaaagggaggggatatctgtatgtgtatggctgattcattccgttgtgcagtggaggctaacacaacattgtaaagcaaccatactccaataaaaattaataatgaaaaagaaaaaagaaaaaagaaaacaagtgcaACATCATCTAAAGAAAAACCCACTGGAAGCCCACAGTGGGAGCAGATGCGgcagttttccttcttttgtgaaaACAGCAGTGCCCTCTGGAGGCAAAAATGCGTCTTCTCCCTGCATTTTTGGATTATACTTGGACTTGCAGCTTTTCCTGACACGTAAGaataatcctcctgccaatgcaggtcacatgggttcgagccctggtccaggaagatcccacatgctgcggagcaactaagaccgtgagcgacaactactgaccccagacgcctagagcccgtgctccgcaacaagagaagccgctgcattgagaagcccgcgcaccacaacgaagagtagccactgctggccgcaactagagaaagcccgtgcgcagcaatgaagaaccaacgcagccaaaaataaaataaataaatattaccgagaaaaaaaaaaagaaagaatgatagTGTTCTGATGCTGTAGAGAGTCGCACAAAATTTTCCTATTGCAAAGGCATCAGAAATCATTTCAGAGGCCTAGAGGCGACTATGTGGAAACAAGTGTGGGCAACGGTGTCTTtaagcatttttattattattctcctcAAAATTCACAGTCTTTAATTCCTACCTGttagaaggaaaaattattaaaatgtgttttcccATGGTCTCTGATTTTTATCCAGACAATCCCCTTTCTAATTCGATCAGAGCTATTTATCACAAACTCAGTAACGTACATCCTCCACAGGCATAAGCACAGTTCCCTCTCTTTGGACCCCTTCCAGGGGTCTTCACTCACTCATAGGCTGGTTTTTCCTCATTGCTCTTTGAATGCTGTGCTTAGTTTTACCATTTGGTATCATCCTCCTCTTCTAAATATGTAAAAGCCTGCTTCGTCCTTTAAGGCCTGGCTCTAGCCTCACCTTCCTCATAAAGCTTTCCCTGCTGTAGCCCATACAGTTTTTTCCCTTCTTTGAATCTCTCTGTAAAGGAAAGAGGGTAAACAGTAACAACAGCAGCGAAAGCAATGTGTGCATCTTcaccaatgaaattaaaaatcactcAAGCTCAGAAATCTTGTTTAGTCTTCCTGTTGTGTGTTTTCACCAAATTCCCTAAGATGCTCATCATATTACATCCTTCTATTCATTCCTAGAAGGGGGCCGCCACATTTGGGAAACGCAAAACAGAGTAAACATTGAAAGACCCCAGAGACCTGGAGGATGGACTTTTCCAAGGTAAAAAGCATAAATGTATATAAGTAATAAACTTTGATCAGCACGTGAATAGTTCTTCCTGTAACAGCAAAAAATCTGGGGTCTTCAGTTATAACTGGCATTCTTATTTGGTTTTACTCTCCCGGTAAAAGTTTTCTCCTTGCCCCATGCGAGAGACGGGGACTCAAGAATATGCTAGTATAATCAACAGAGTCAACATGAGCATGGGTGATTTTTTGTAAAATGTCGCCTCAGtatcatttttattctctctAGTCATTCAGCAATTCTGCTTTTGCAGAATGCGGGAAGGAGGAGGATGGAGGAGGAATAAAAATAAGGGACTagggaaaaggcacctcatttgtTTATCCTGAAAGTTCCACATTCAGGCTTGTATCACGAAATAAGCA
Above is a window of Eschrichtius robustus isolate mEscRob2 chromosome 6, mEscRob2.pri, whole genome shotgun sequence DNA encoding:
- the DTX3L gene encoding E3 ubiquitin-protein ligase DTX3L, which gives rise to MRRAMASNLCPPSPLLVRVSHPGTRLTWKLEKYFQSRESGGGECTVQALDRNDPNSDTFRVQFVQRASKEGVLKKGKHQIVVDDKPVTVFLEPNENAVEKNTRMSSLTQSRKGARPGEKHPNEKDISSVVDSCVQKIFLTVTAELNCHLFSKEQREHIAILCPNVERVKGHEGIEKVRGDFRDIEKIHGFLSEHLLEKEQKRESSPLTTEREPLHQQDGNSCVSPSEPKTRSEEKNNGFEVPLALFEYFTYTCPDKIYSIEKRFGTKIKTPKSSPNMVYLDFTSSQSGNLEAARESFVRAFQKSVETLKQECVALADSEQAHKIKQELNHQFTKLLIKEKGGELTLLGTAYDISAAKHFLASQISESLPKAPVKIVTPKHMMNGIEVDTAHYKLLEAELLQEISQIEKKYDTQSKVLGTSQKTCILFEPKTKELDLSVHAYSSFIDAYQHVSCQIVREVLLLKLLGKGTKHLHGTKFSDDFRKRHPDIDFVLNQESMTLIGLPNHLTKAKQYVLNRGGMSPLAREKWNETPTDTDSNDSKTASPTLQRSASSEVSEVDKEKDICTICLNTISNRKVLSKCKHDFCSPCINKALSYKPVCPLCQTSYGVQKGNQPDGNMHVVFKKDSLPGYESCGTIVITYSIEEGIQTKEHPNPGKRFSGTCRTAYLPDNKEGNEVLHLLRRAFDQKLIFTVGDSRVLGVSDVITWNDIHHKTSRFGGPERYGYPDPDYLKRVKQELKDKGIE